The Anaerolineae bacterium genome contains a region encoding:
- the hemB gene encoding porphobilinogen synthase, producing the protein MIFPEYRPRRLRQNEAFRRMVRETALSVDDLIFPLFVIDGTGVKNPIQSMPGHYQLSIDNLVKTADTAYKLGIPAIMLFGIPESKDPLATSAYAKNGIIQKAIKTLKNKIPELVVITDVCLCQYTDHGHCGIVNGQVIDNDATLDLLARTALSHAKAGADMVAPSDMMDGRVAEIRDILDENSFSNIPIMSYSAKYCSAYYGPFRHAADSAPKFGDRRTYQMDPANAIEAIREVTMDIEEGADIIMIKPALSYLDIICRIRDEIDLPVAAYSVSGEYAMIKAADKMGWLDGKKVMMETLTSIKRAGADMIVTYFAIEAAEELNR; encoded by the coding sequence ATGATATTCCCTGAATACAGACCAAGACGTTTGCGGCAAAATGAGGCGTTTCGCCGAATGGTGCGCGAAACCGCCCTTTCAGTAGATGACCTTATCTTTCCGCTCTTTGTTATTGACGGCACAGGAGTTAAAAACCCCATACAATCAATGCCCGGTCATTATCAGTTGTCCATAGACAATCTGGTCAAAACCGCCGATACGGCATATAAGCTAGGCATACCTGCTATTATGCTTTTTGGAATCCCTGAAAGCAAAGACCCTCTTGCAACAAGCGCTTATGCAAAAAACGGAATCATCCAGAAAGCAATAAAAACGCTAAAAAACAAAATACCGGAGCTTGTTGTAATAACCGATGTCTGTCTCTGCCAATACACAGATCATGGTCACTGCGGCATTGTGAACGGTCAGGTAATAGATAATGATGCCACACTGGATCTTCTTGCCCGAACAGCCCTGTCCCATGCAAAGGCAGGAGCCGACATGGTGGCTCCTTCAGACATGATGGACGGCCGAGTTGCTGAAATCCGCGATATCCTGGATGAAAACAGTTTCAGCAATATCCCGATAATGTCATACTCAGCCAAGTATTGCTCGGCTTACTACGGGCCGTTTCGTCACGCAGCCGACTCAGCCCCTAAATTCGGGGATCGCAGAACATATCAGATGGATCCTGCAAATGCTATTGAAGCTATCAGGGAAGTTACAATGGATATTGAAGAAGGGGCGGATATAATAATGATAAAGCCGGCCCTTTCTTATCTGGATATTATCTGCCGCATTCGGGATGAAATTGATCTGCCTGTTGCCGCATATAGTGTCAGTGGCGAATATGCAATGATAAAGGCTGCCGATAAAATGGGATGGCTGGACGGCAAAAAAGTTATGATGGAGACACTCACATCAATAAAGAGAGCCGGTGCCGACATGATAGTGACCTA